In Acidobacteriota bacterium, the following proteins share a genomic window:
- a CDS encoding MBL fold metallo-hydrolase: MFIERFEDKGLSQYSYGVACEGAGAVAIVDPRRDVDVYVDFASDRGLRISHVLETHIHADYASGAKELAERTGAALCLSAYDEGELYDVRFPHREMRDGDAVTIGAVRIEAQHTPGHTPEHLSFLVYDTRRAATVPMVMLSGDFLFVGSLGRPDLLGEDAKLGLAKRLYASVRDKLASLPDGLEIAPAHGAGSMCGAGMSGRAVSTLGFERIANPYLDPALDEQAFVARILGHVPPFPDYYRRMKVLNSEGPPTLDGVPGLTGIAAPQFRALAEADHLVIDLRDQLSFGAGHVPGAFGIVAGSGVSTWASWVVPYDRPLLLVGHDRAQIEQAARSLVRVGLDDIRGYLHGGMDAWIRAGYPMTHTSQMAATSLERRIASGEEITVVDVRAADEWRSGHIAGALHVMGGDLPSRVDELRGRPGTIALVCASGFRSTVAASVLERAGIANLVNVTGGMVAWKQAGFPVVGH, encoded by the coding sequence ATGTTCATCGAACGGTTCGAGGACAAGGGGCTGTCTCAGTACTCGTACGGCGTCGCGTGCGAAGGCGCCGGCGCGGTGGCCATCGTCGACCCTCGCCGCGACGTCGACGTGTACGTCGACTTCGCCTCCGACCGGGGCCTTCGAATCAGCCACGTCCTCGAGACGCACATCCACGCCGACTACGCATCCGGGGCGAAGGAACTCGCCGAGCGGACGGGGGCAGCGCTGTGCCTGTCGGCCTACGACGAGGGCGAACTGTACGACGTGCGCTTCCCCCATCGGGAGATGCGCGACGGCGACGCCGTCACCATCGGCGCCGTGCGGATCGAAGCGCAGCACACCCCGGGCCACACGCCCGAACACCTCTCGTTCCTGGTGTACGACACGAGGCGTGCCGCCACGGTGCCGATGGTGATGCTGTCGGGCGACTTCCTGTTCGTGGGCTCGCTCGGCCGGCCCGACCTGCTCGGTGAGGACGCCAAGCTGGGCCTCGCGAAACGGCTCTACGCGAGCGTCCGCGACAAGCTCGCGTCGTTGCCCGACGGCCTCGAGATCGCGCCAGCCCACGGGGCGGGATCGATGTGCGGTGCCGGCATGAGCGGCCGGGCCGTCTCGACGCTTGGCTTCGAGCGCATCGCCAATCCGTACCTCGATCCGGCCCTGGACGAACAGGCGTTCGTCGCGCGCATCCTGGGCCACGTCCCCCCGTTTCCCGACTACTACCGGCGCATGAAGGTCCTCAACAGCGAGGGACCGCCCACGCTCGACGGCGTGCCCGGCCTGACCGGCATCGCCGCGCCGCAGTTCCGCGCGCTCGCCGAGGCCGACCACCTGGTCATCGACCTGCGCGATCAACTGAGCTTCGGCGCCGGTCACGTGCCCGGAGCGTTCGGCATCGTCGCCGGGTCGGGCGTGTCGACGTGGGCGTCGTGGGTCGTGCCCTACGATCGGCCGCTGCTGCTCGTCGGGCACGATCGCGCGCAGATCGAACAGGCCGCGCGGTCGCTCGTCCGGGTCGGACTCGACGACATCCGCGGGTACCTGCACGGTGGCATGGACGCCTGGATCCGCGCCGGCTATCCGATGACGCACACGTCCCAGATGGCGGCGACGTCGCTCGAGCGCCGCATCGCCTCGGGTGAAGAGATCACCGTGGTCGACGTCCGCGCGGCCGACGAGTGGCGCTCGGGCCACATCGCCGGGGCGCTGCACGTGATGGGGGGCGACCTGCCGTCACGGGTCGACGAGCTCCGGGGCAGGCCCGGGACGATCGCCCTGGTGTGCGCGAGCGGGTTCCGATCGACCGTGGCCGCGAGCGTGCTCGAGCGCGCCGGCATCGCCAACCTGGTGAACGTCACCGGCGGCATGGTGGCGTGGAAGCAGGCGGGCTTCCCGGTCGTCGGACACTGA
- the thrC gene encoding threonine synthase, with protein sequence MPYHAVFRCIAGCPGDHPLNRPIYRCPACGHLLEVVHDLDRLRDRSAGAWMRLFDDRYKRTTWPYGSAVWGKKEWVCPDMRDDNVVSMDEGGTNLLWAERFGREIGLDDLWIKQCGNSHTGSFKDLGMTVLVSVVKQMIADGQPVRAIACASTGDTSASLAAYASAAGIPSVVILPRGKVSTAQLLQPLANGALVLSLDTDFDGCMAIVQRLAEEEGVYLANSMNSLRLEGQKTVSIEIVQQWDWEVPDVVVIPGGNLGNVSALGAGFDMMEALGLTSKRPRIVVAQASAANPLYLAYRRGWAFEPVQARPTLASAIQIGNPVSVQKAIRTLQRYDGVVEQATEEELANAAAHADRTGMFNCPHTGVALAALVKLVERGEVARDDRVVVISTANGLKFTDFKQRYHEQTLPLTSLHARRPIGLPNDFDAVRRAIDGTTDLTR encoded by the coding sequence ATGCCTTACCACGCCGTCTTCCGTTGCATCGCCGGCTGCCCGGGCGACCACCCGCTGAACCGTCCCATCTACCGCTGCCCCGCGTGCGGGCACCTGCTCGAGGTCGTGCACGACCTCGACCGCCTCCGCGATCGGTCGGCCGGCGCGTGGATGCGTCTGTTCGACGACCGCTACAAGCGCACGACCTGGCCGTACGGCTCGGCCGTGTGGGGGAAGAAGGAGTGGGTCTGTCCCGACATGCGTGACGACAACGTCGTCTCGATGGACGAGGGCGGGACGAACCTGCTGTGGGCCGAGCGCTTCGGGCGTGAGATCGGCCTCGACGACCTCTGGATCAAGCAGTGTGGCAACTCGCACACCGGGTCGTTCAAGGACCTTGGGATGACGGTGCTGGTCTCGGTCGTCAAGCAGATGATTGCCGACGGCCAGCCGGTGCGGGCCATCGCGTGCGCGTCGACCGGTGACACGTCGGCGTCGCTGGCGGCCTACGCCTCGGCTGCGGGCATCCCGTCGGTCGTGATCCTGCCGCGTGGAAAGGTCTCGACGGCGCAGCTGCTGCAGCCGCTGGCCAACGGGGCCCTCGTGCTGTCGCTCGACACCGATTTCGACGGCTGCATGGCCATCGTACAGCGCCTCGCCGAGGAGGAGGGCGTCTACCTGGCGAACTCGATGAACAGCCTGCGTCTCGAGGGCCAGAAGACGGTGTCGATCGAGATCGTCCAGCAGTGGGACTGGGAGGTGCCCGACGTCGTCGTGATCCCGGGTGGCAACCTCGGGAACGTGAGCGCGCTCGGCGCCGGATTCGACATGATGGAGGCGCTCGGCCTGACGTCGAAGCGCCCGCGCATCGTGGTGGCGCAGGCGTCGGCCGCCAATCCCCTGTACCTGGCGTACCGGCGCGGCTGGGCGTTCGAACCGGTGCAGGCCCGGCCGACGCTGGCCTCGGCCATTCAAATCGGCAATCCGGTGTCGGTGCAGAAGGCCATCCGCACGCTGCAGCGCTACGACGGCGTCGTCGAGCAGGCGACCGAAGAGGAGCTCGCCAACGCGGCCGCGCACGCCGATCGGACCGGGATGTTCAACTGCCCGCACACGGGCGTCGCGCTCGCCGCGCTCGTCAAGCTCGTCGAACGCGGCGAGGTGGCCCGCGACGACCGCGTCGTGGTCATCTCGACCGCGAACGGACTCAAGTTCACCGACTTCAAGCAGCGGTACCACGAGCAGACGCTGCCGCTGACCTCGCTCCACGCCCGCCGACCGATCGGGCTGCCGAACGATTTCGATGCCGTGCGACGGGCGATCGACGGCACCACGGACCTCACACGATGA
- a CDS encoding polymer-forming cytoskeletal protein → MTGPVSIRSRRSQRPDAGGVGPATRSLLSTIGEHTRVHGEVVADADLIVEGTVIGDMDLPGHALTIAEGGSVTGTVFARLVDVAGTVSGSITASDRVEFLPSARVSAEVSAPRVVLADGARFGGRIDMRNTEAAVRVARYRLDKKLGAR, encoded by the coding sequence ATGACTGGACCTGTCTCGATACGTTCCCGCCGCTCGCAGCGGCCAGACGCCGGAGGTGTCGGCCCGGCGACCCGCTCGCTCCTCTCGACCATCGGCGAACACACGAGAGTGCACGGGGAGGTCGTCGCGGATGCCGACCTCATCGTCGAGGGGACGGTGATCGGCGACATGGACCTGCCGGGCCACGCGTTGACGATTGCCGAGGGCGGGTCGGTGACCGGGACGGTGTTCGCGCGGCTCGTCGACGTGGCCGGCACGGTGTCGGGCAGCATCACCGCCAGCGATCGTGTCGAGTTCCTGCCGTCCGCGCGGGTCTCGGCCGAGGTCTCGGCGCCGCGGGTGGTCCTGGCCGACGGCGCCCGGTTCGGCGGCCGGATCGACATGAGGAACACGGAGGCCGCCGTGCGCGTGGCGCGCTACCGGCTCGACAAGAAGCTCGGCGCGCGCTGA
- a CDS encoding cytochrome c-type biogenesis protein CcmH yields MLRTPALLLSLVLWAGLAQAQAPAAYDAAARERLAKQIETEVIAPCCWSQQVSVHQSPAADEMRTDIRRRLEAGQSHDEIIAAYVAQYGDRIMAVPPARGFNRLLFVIPPVLLLGTAALVVVVVRRFTVRQEPGGAPAVAAAGSDPYARRLEDELRDMD; encoded by the coding sequence ATGCTGAGGACCCCCGCGTTGTTGTTGAGCCTCGTGCTCTGGGCCGGGCTCGCGCAGGCACAAGCCCCCGCCGCCTACGACGCCGCCGCGCGCGAGCGGCTCGCCAAACAGATCGAAACCGAGGTCATCGCCCCGTGCTGCTGGTCGCAGCAGGTGTCGGTGCACCAGTCGCCGGCCGCCGACGAGATGCGCACCGACATCCGCCGCCGCCTCGAGGCGGGTCAGTCGCACGACGAGATCATTGCCGCCTACGTCGCGCAGTACGGCGACCGCATCATGGCGGTCCCACCCGCGCGAGGTTTCAACCGGCTGCTGTTCGTGATCCCGCCGGTGCTGCTGCTCGGCACGGCGGCGCTGGTCGTCGTGGTCGTCAGGCGCTTCACGGTCCGCCAGGAGCCCGGGGGAGCGCCGGCTGTCGCCGCGGCCGGCAGCGACCCCTACGCGCGCCGTCTCGAAGACGAACTGCGTGACATGGACTGA
- the ettA gene encoding energy-dependent translational throttle protein EttA, protein MAPQYIYTMKGLGKAYPPDHVVLEGIWLSFLPGAKIGVLGYNGAGKSTVLRIMAGLETSFTGEAFPAEGITVGFLPQEPRLDSSKTVLGNVEEGVAPIRALLTRFDEISARFGDDLTPGELDALLAEQGTLQDRIDAASAWDLDSRLELAMDALRLPPADAEVTTLSGGERRRVALCRLLLQSPDLLLLDEPTNHLDAESVAWLEQFLKKYPGTVVAVTHDRYFLDNVAGWILELDRGRGIPWEGNYSSWLAQKQLRLEQEAKSETKRRRTLARELEWIRMAPRARQAKGKARLNAYETLLAEDTAQKLETAEIYIPPGPRLGDVVVEARGVRKAYGDNLLFDDLTFTLPRGGIVGVIGPNGAGKTTLFRLMTGQESPDAGMLRIGETVKIGCVDQSRDALDPQKTVWEEISGGADDVELGRRRVASRAYVSWFNFKGRDQQKKVGLLSGGERNRVHLAKLLKGGGNLLLLDEPTNDLDVDTLRALEEALLDFAGCAVVISHDRWFLDRIATHILAFEGDSDVVWFEGNYQDYEADRHRRLGAAADQPHRIKYRKLTR, encoded by the coding sequence ATGGCACCGCAGTACATCTACACGATGAAGGGGCTCGGGAAGGCCTATCCTCCCGACCACGTGGTGCTCGAGGGCATCTGGCTGTCCTTCCTGCCAGGGGCCAAGATCGGCGTGCTCGGCTACAACGGCGCCGGAAAGAGCACCGTGCTCCGCATCATGGCGGGGCTCGAGACCTCGTTCACCGGCGAGGCGTTCCCCGCCGAGGGCATCACCGTCGGCTTCCTCCCGCAGGAGCCCCGGCTCGACTCGTCGAAGACGGTGCTCGGCAACGTCGAGGAGGGCGTCGCCCCGATCCGGGCGCTCCTCACGCGGTTCGACGAGATCAGCGCACGGTTCGGCGACGACCTGACGCCCGGGGAGCTGGATGCCCTGCTCGCCGAGCAGGGGACGCTGCAGGACCGGATCGACGCGGCGAGCGCCTGGGATCTCGACTCGCGCCTGGAACTCGCCATGGATGCGCTGCGCCTGCCTCCGGCGGACGCCGAGGTCACGACGCTCTCGGGAGGCGAGCGACGCCGGGTGGCGCTCTGCCGTCTGCTCCTGCAGTCGCCCGATCTGCTGCTGCTCGACGAGCCCACGAACCACCTCGACGCGGAGTCGGTGGCGTGGCTCGAGCAGTTCCTCAAGAAGTACCCGGGCACGGTGGTGGCCGTGACGCACGACCGCTATTTCCTGGACAACGTCGCGGGCTGGATCCTCGAGCTCGATCGCGGGCGCGGCATTCCGTGGGAGGGCAACTACTCATCGTGGCTCGCCCAGAAGCAGCTGCGCCTCGAGCAGGAGGCGAAATCGGAGACCAAGCGCCGCCGAACGCTGGCGCGTGAGCTCGAGTGGATTCGCATGGCGCCGCGCGCGCGGCAGGCCAAGGGCAAGGCCCGCCTGAACGCGTACGAGACGCTGCTCGCCGAAGACACGGCGCAGAAGCTCGAGACGGCGGAGATCTACATCCCGCCCGGTCCGCGTCTCGGCGACGTGGTGGTCGAGGCGCGGGGCGTGCGCAAGGCGTACGGCGACAACCTGCTCTTCGACGACCTGACGTTCACGCTGCCGCGAGGCGGCATCGTCGGCGTCATCGGACCCAACGGCGCCGGCAAGACCACCCTGTTCCGGCTGATGACCGGCCAGGAGTCGCCCGACGCCGGCATGCTCCGCATCGGCGAGACGGTGAAGATCGGCTGCGTCGACCAGTCGCGCGATGCGCTCGACCCGCAGAAGACGGTCTGGGAGGAGATCTCTGGCGGCGCCGACGACGTCGAACTCGGCAGGCGCCGCGTGGCTTCCCGCGCCTACGTGTCGTGGTTCAACTTCAAGGGGCGCGACCAGCAGAAGAAGGTCGGCCTGCTCTCGGGCGGCGAGCGCAACCGCGTGCACCTCGCGAAGCTGTTGAAGGGCGGTGGCAACCTGCTGCTGCTCGACGAGCCGACCAACGACCTCGACGTCGACACGCTGCGTGCGCTCGAGGAGGCCCTGCTCGACTTCGCCGGCTGCGCGGTCGTCATCAGCCACGACCGCTGGTTCCTCGACCGGATCGCGACGCACATCCTCGCCTTCGAGGGCGACTCCGACGTCGTGTGGTTCGAGGGCAACTACCAGGACTACGAGGCCGATCGGCATCGGCGCCTCGGTGCCGCCGCCGACCAGCCGCACCGAATCAAGTACCGGAAGCTGACGCGGTGA
- a CDS encoding ATP-binding cassette domain-containing protein yields the protein MLLVAECVSLAFGHLALVDGVDLRIAPGERVSLVGRNGCGKSTLLRLLSGELPPDSGSIWREPGTRVARLDQDVPFGGPQRVFDVVADGLGEASALLRAYHDAAREVAAGPTDASLARLGRLQQQLEHADAWRVEQRIEQVLARLSLPADEPVDTLSGGWRRRVLLARALAAEPELLLLDEPTNHLDIEAIGWLEAYLREFRGALVFVTHDRAFLTRLATRIVELDRGSVTSYPGDYQAYVRRRDEARSAEARDRERFDQRLAREEAWLRRGVKARRTRDEGRKRALEAMRRERALRREPPATARVTVDAGERSGAVVFDLEGVSKAFAGRQVIEALDLRVMRGDRVGLIGPNGAGKTTLIRLLLGELAPDAGRVERGTNLAVAYYDQQREQLDPDATVMASVADGRDTVTVGGHDRHVAGYLADFLFPRERLMSPVRSLSGGERNRLLLARLFARPANVLVLDEPTNDLDLETLELLEELVATFAGTVILVSHDRAFLDNVVTSTVVFEGDGRVVEYVGGYSDWERQRPAATGVGPRDESTPERRDRAARPSAAGAPKRLGFNERRELAELPGRISALEQEHAGLSATCSAPDFYRLGAEAMTAAVARLADIERDLELAYARWYELETLASGSLRD from the coding sequence ATGCTGCTCGTCGCCGAGTGCGTCTCACTGGCCTTCGGGCACCTCGCCCTCGTCGACGGGGTCGACCTGCGAATCGCGCCGGGCGAGCGCGTGTCGCTCGTCGGGCGCAACGGGTGCGGGAAGTCGACGCTCCTGCGCCTGCTCTCCGGCGAGCTCCCGCCCGACAGCGGCAGCATCTGGCGCGAGCCGGGCACCCGCGTCGCGCGCCTCGACCAGGATGTGCCCTTCGGCGGTCCCCAGCGCGTGTTCGACGTCGTCGCCGACGGCCTCGGCGAGGCGAGTGCGCTGCTGCGTGCCTATCACGACGCGGCGCGCGAGGTCGCGGCCGGCCCCACGGACGCAAGCCTCGCCAGGCTCGGCCGCCTGCAGCAGCAGCTGGAGCACGCCGACGCCTGGCGTGTCGAGCAGCGGATCGAGCAGGTGCTGGCCCGCCTGTCCCTGCCGGCCGACGAGCCCGTCGACACCCTGTCGGGCGGCTGGCGGCGCCGCGTGCTGCTGGCCCGGGCGCTCGCGGCCGAACCCGAACTCCTGCTGCTCGACGAGCCGACCAATCACCTCGACATCGAAGCCATCGGCTGGCTCGAGGCCTACCTCCGCGAGTTCAGGGGCGCGCTGGTCTTCGTGACGCACGACCGCGCGTTCCTCACCCGCCTGGCGACCCGCATCGTCGAGCTCGATCGCGGCAGCGTGACCTCGTACCCGGGCGACTACCAGGCCTACGTGCGGCGCCGCGACGAGGCGCGGTCGGCCGAAGCGCGCGACCGCGAGCGCTTCGACCAGCGACTCGCGCGGGAGGAGGCGTGGCTCCGCCGCGGCGTCAAGGCGAGACGCACCCGCGACGAAGGGCGAAAGCGGGCGCTCGAGGCCATGCGTCGGGAGCGGGCCCTCAGGCGGGAGCCGCCGGCGACGGCACGCGTGACGGTCGACGCCGGTGAGCGATCCGGCGCCGTGGTGTTCGACCTGGAGGGCGTGTCGAAGGCCTTCGCGGGCCGGCAGGTCATCGAGGCGCTCGACCTGCGAGTGATGCGCGGCGATCGGGTCGGCCTCATCGGGCCGAACGGCGCCGGCAAGACGACGCTCATCCGCCTGCTGCTCGGCGAGCTGGCGCCCGATGCGGGGAGGGTGGAGCGGGGCACGAATCTCGCGGTCGCCTACTACGACCAGCAGCGCGAGCAGCTCGACCCGGACGCGACGGTGATGGCGTCGGTAGCCGACGGCCGGGACACCGTCACCGTCGGCGGCCACGATCGGCACGTGGCCGGCTACCTCGCCGACTTCCTGTTTCCCCGCGAGCGGCTGATGTCGCCGGTCCGGTCGTTGTCGGGTGGGGAACGCAACCGCCTGCTGCTCGCGCGACTGTTCGCCCGGCCGGCCAACGTGCTCGTGCTCGACGAACCCACCAACGACCTCGACCTCGAGACGCTCGAGTTGCTCGAGGAGCTCGTCGCGACGTTCGCGGGCACCGTCATCCTCGTGAGCCACGATCGCGCCTTCCTCGACAACGTGGTGACCAGCACGGTCGTCTTCGAAGGCGACGGGCGCGTGGTCGAGTACGTCGGCGGGTACTCCGACTGGGAGCGGCAGCGGCCGGCCGCCACCGGCGTGGGCCCGCGAGACGAGTCGACGCCGGAGCGTCGCGACCGCGCCGCCAGGCCGAGCGCGGCGGGCGCGCCGAAGCGACTCGGCTTCAACGAGCGACGGGAGCTCGCCGAACTGCCCGGGCGTATCTCGGCCCTCGAACAGGAGCACGCCGGCCTGTCGGCCACCTGCAGCGCCCCCGACTTCTATCGGCTCGGGGCCGAGGCGATGACCGCGGCGGTGGCCCGGCTCGCCGACATCGAGCGCGACCTCGAGCTGGCCTACGCGCGCTGGTACGAGCTCGAGACGCTGGCCTCGGGGTCGCTCCGGGACTGA
- a CDS encoding PEGA domain-containing protein — translation VEEAAPAALDETAAVTRVDVLAVPVEPVSCSAATAPVETVVAATADMAVVEEAAPAALDETAAVTRVAGFETTPLDELDPALRALLAEMEAAEEAAATNPASRQAPDAPVRPETMPTLEVPELLEALAAIEEDESVELVVPLDAVVASVPEPSKVSLSGSDDEPLGIALATGSDPVSEADRPTDALLAAAEPPVPSTPVDPASAEKKAVGAERRRRTRKKPRRPATPAKPTVEVVRVVPAHRPATLEGVSELIGPDAYAAPVHPPPRPEVMPTVVSEALPARPVPVIPGWGSAATTPSSDLPLEAAPEPASEDLAVEVPPVAATADPPAVAPSLFAWADEASDETPAVAVERAGEPARRRFDWRSVNWRRTAAAVIVLALIEGVAFAAAYWFVKPTELGVLRVSTTTPGVEVVIDGRSAGKTPLSLELRQGRYTIELRGRSRTKVVPVEIAAGVQTSQLVKWSEGRSVGTLKVTSTPPGARVVIGGLVRGTTPLEIEDLPAGGHEVLVESDAGSVRESVRVRADEVVEVDIPVFSGWLAVFAPVELRIFAQGRMIGTTADGRILMPPGRHDVELVNASLGIRHNHTVEIRPGRVEAISLEAPNGTLDVDAPVGTEVVVNGQRLGVTPLEALTLPVGTHEVVLRHPMLGQRRVVVSVGAGVPAKVSLLAPQ, via the coding sequence GTCGAGGAAGCCGCGCCGGCTGCGCTGGACGAGACGGCGGCGGTCACACGGGTCGACGTGCTCGCGGTGCCGGTGGAGCCGGTGTCGTGTTCGGCGGCGACCGCGCCCGTCGAAACGGTGGTGGCCGCGACGGCCGACATGGCCGTCGTCGAGGAAGCCGCGCCGGCTGCGCTGGACGAGACGGCGGCGGTCACACGGGTCGCCGGGTTCGAGACGACGCCGCTCGACGAACTCGATCCCGCGTTGCGGGCCCTCCTCGCGGAAATGGAGGCGGCCGAAGAAGCCGCCGCGACCAATCCCGCGTCGAGGCAGGCACCCGACGCGCCGGTACGGCCCGAGACGATGCCGACCCTCGAGGTGCCCGAGTTGCTCGAGGCGCTCGCCGCGATCGAAGAGGACGAGAGCGTCGAGCTCGTGGTACCACTCGATGCGGTCGTCGCATCGGTGCCCGAGCCTTCGAAGGTGTCCCTCTCCGGCTCGGACGATGAGCCGTTGGGCATCGCGCTCGCGACGGGGAGCGACCCGGTGTCCGAGGCCGACCGGCCCACCGATGCCTTGCTCGCCGCTGCAGAGCCGCCTGTCCCGTCCACCCCTGTCGATCCTGCCTCAGCCGAGAAGAAGGCAGTGGGCGCGGAGCGCCGGCGGCGCACCCGAAAGAAGCCTCGACGCCCGGCGACACCTGCAAAGCCCACCGTCGAGGTCGTGCGCGTGGTTCCCGCGCATCGGCCGGCGACGCTCGAGGGCGTCTCGGAGCTGATTGGTCCAGACGCCTATGCCGCCCCGGTGCACCCTCCGCCGCGCCCGGAGGTGATGCCGACCGTCGTGTCTGAGGCCCTGCCAGCCAGGCCTGTACCGGTCATCCCGGGGTGGGGGAGCGCCGCAACGACGCCTTCGAGCGACCTGCCTCTCGAAGCCGCGCCCGAACCGGCTTCGGAGGACCTGGCGGTCGAGGTTCCGCCAGTGGCCGCGACCGCCGATCCACCGGCGGTGGCCCCGTCGTTGTTCGCGTGGGCCGACGAGGCGTCGGACGAAACACCCGCGGTTGCGGTCGAGCGCGCCGGTGAGCCGGCGCGTCGTCGGTTCGACTGGCGGAGCGTCAACTGGCGGCGCACGGCGGCGGCGGTGATCGTGCTGGCGCTCATCGAGGGCGTGGCGTTCGCCGCGGCGTACTGGTTCGTCAAACCGACCGAGCTCGGTGTCCTTCGGGTCAGCACGACGACGCCTGGAGTCGAGGTCGTCATCGACGGCCGATCGGCCGGGAAGACGCCACTCTCGCTCGAACTGCGGCAGGGTCGCTACACGATCGAGTTGCGCGGCCGAAGCCGGACGAAGGTCGTGCCGGTGGAGATCGCCGCCGGCGTGCAGACCTCGCAGCTCGTGAAGTGGTCAGAGGGCCGGTCGGTCGGCACGCTGAAGGTGACATCGACTCCACCTGGCGCGCGGGTGGTGATTGGAGGGCTCGTCCGGGGCACGACCCCGCTCGAGATCGAGGATCTCCCCGCGGGGGGACACGAGGTGCTCGTCGAGAGCGATGCCGGGTCGGTGCGCGAGAGCGTTCGCGTGCGGGCCGACGAAGTCGTCGAGGTCGACATCCCGGTCTTCTCGGGGTGGCTAGCGGTGTTCGCCCCGGTCGAGCTCCGGATCTTCGCGCAGGGCCGGATGATCGGGACGACGGCCGACGGGCGTATCCTGATGCCGCCGGGTCGCCACGACGTCGAGCTGGTCAACGCCTCACTGGGGATCCGTCACAACCACACCGTCGAGATCCGGCCTGGCAGGGTCGAGGCGATCTCTCTCGAGGCACCGAACGGCACTCTTGACGTCGACGCGCCGGTCGGTACCGAGGTCGTGGTGAACGGTCAGCGGCTGGGCGTCACGCCGCTCGAGGCGCTGACGCTGCCAGTGGGTACCCACGAGGTCGTCCTGCGCCATCCCATGCTGGGGCAGCGTCGTGTGGTCGTGTCGGTGGGTGCGGGCGTCCCGGCGAAGGTGAGCCTCCTCGCGCCGCAGTGA